Sequence from the Afifella aestuarii genome:
AGATGAGATCGATATGGCCTTCCATCTGACGGATGCTTCCACTGAAGAGCTCCGTCAGGGCGGCTTCATCCGCGATGTCCAGCGCCGTCCCGCGCCGCAACCGGGTCAGGAGAGGAAGAATCGCGTTGCCGATGGTCTCTCGCGAGCGGCCTGCCGCCTCTCTCTTGCTCATGCCAGCCGCCTGGATGAGAGCGACGTAAGGTCAGGCCCCGGTCGGGCGGCGAGAACGGATAAATTTGATGCCTTTGCATCAGGCACAGAAATGCCGGCCTCGCATATCTTGGAGCGGTGGCGGGGCATGATCTCTTCTTTCTTTTCGGTCTGTTGCCAGCCCGTCTCGCGAGGCGCGGGGCAGCCGAATCTATAAGATCAAATTCCTAGCTCTGCGCCAGCAAGATGTGTTTCGGCAGCTTACGACCTCGCTGTGCTCGTCATGTGCTTGAGGGATGGTGCAATCGGCATGAGAGCCGGGATCCCAACACGTCGGCGGCCGTTGCTGGCTGCCTGGGGTGGGGGGCTGCGTCGTGCTTTCGCTGTCTGGGCGCGGCGCTCTGCCTGCCTTGGGAGAGGCGGCGCGCTTTCGGGCGAAGCGCCCCCGGGCATGCCGGGGCGATGTCACGCAGGGACGGTGTAAGCCGGCGTCGTGTCTTGGGGGCGGATCGCCGAGGGCAGAGGCGATTGCGGGCGCAAAAATAGGTTGGGTTGCGCCCGCCTGGTTTTCAGATGTTCGTCAGGCCGTCGAAAGAGGCCCCGTCTGTGTGGAGGTCTGCCGCCCGCGAGGCGTCAGGCATTCAGAGCTTCAACCGCATCCACGAACGGCTTGCCGAGTGCTTCCGCAACGGCCCGATTGGTGACCTTGCCGCGATGCACGTTGAGGCCGGCGAGAAGATGCGGATCGGCGGTCAATGCCGCAAGGCCGCGGTCGGCAAGCGCCAGGCCGAAGGGCAGGGTGGCGTTGTTCAAGGCATTGGTCGAGGTGATCGGAACGGCGCCCGGCATGTTGGCGACGCAGTAATGCACGATCCCTTCCACCTCGAAGGTCGGCTCCGCATGGGTGGTGGCGTGCGAGGTCTCGAAACAGCCGCCCTGGTCGATGGCGACGTCGACGAGCACCGCTCCCTTCTTCATGCCCGACAGCATCTCGCGTGTGACGAGTTTCGGCGTCGTCGCGCCCGGAATGAGGACGGCACCGATGACGAGATCCGCGGCGAAAACGGCCTCTTCGACGGCCGTCGGTGTGGAGAAGGCGGTCTTCACCCGGCCCTCGAAGAGGTCGTCGAGCTCGCGCAGGCGCGGGATGGAGCGGTCGAGAATGGTGACGTCGGCCCCAAGACCGAGAGCCATCTTCGCG
This genomic interval carries:
- the ald gene encoding alanine dehydrogenase, with the translated sequence MRVGCPKEIKNHEYRVGLTPAAAREYVAHGHQVMIESGAGAGIDASDEDYAAVGAAIAATAEEVFSAAEMIVKVKEPQPSEWARLKEGQILYTYLHLAPDPKQTEGLIASGVTGVAYETVTDAHGGLPLLAPMSEVAGRLSVQAGARALEKACGGRGVLLGGVAGVASGRVAIIGGGVVGKQAAKMALGLGADVTILDRSIPRLRELDDLFEGRVKTAFSTPTAVEEAVFAADLVIGAVLIPGATTPKLVTREMLSGMKKGAVLVDVAIDQGGCFETSHATTHAEPTFEVEGIVHYCVANMPGAVPITSTNALNNATLPFGLALADRGLAALTADPHLLAGLNVHRGKVTNRAVAEALGKPFVDAVEALNA